One region of Abyssisolibacter fermentans genomic DNA includes:
- a CDS encoding protease inhibitor I42 family protein: MENKGICLNEHFINKMNIDGELGWFMRDYNASTGYTWSCIPDNSGVYEMVENIVLHPSTDAVGVSGMIIWKFKAVREGKGTVMFELYPPAKKEPAATIVVEIEVN; the protein is encoded by the coding sequence ATGGAGAATAAAGGTATTTGCTTAAATGAGCATTTTATTAACAAGATGAATATTGATGGTGAACTTGGATGGTTTATGAGAGATTACAATGCATCAACTGGTTATACATGGAGTTGTATTCCAGATAATTCTGGAGTTTACGAGATGGTTGAAAACATAGTTCTTCACCCATCTACTGATGCAGTTGGTGTTTCGGGAATGATTATTTGGAAGTTTAAAGCAGTAAGAGAAGGAAAAGGAACCGTAATGTTTGAACTATATCCACCAGCAAAAAAAGAACCTGCTGCTACGATTGTTGTTGAAATAGAAGTAAATTAG
- a CDS encoding DUF1842 domain-containing protein encodes MKIKSKKELGLFRVCYEIGGDKPGAPLFRIDFSVYTPEETMSGIGHITQATNPPLNIGSDIHGQYTYMCVMPDKCHILITATGNPIIKWPKHGGVGPILPTNIELKMVVTEDWKSGTANYKYIDAEGNWHEVTDAPVKSVPGQNI; translated from the coding sequence ATGAAAATAAAATCAAAAAAAGAATTGGGTTTATTTCGAGTTTGTTACGAAATAGGTGGGGACAAGCCTGGTGCACCTTTATTTAGAATCGACTTTAGTGTATACACACCAGAAGAAACAATGTCTGGTATTGGTCATATTACACAGGCTACTAATCCTCCATTGAATATTGGCTCAGATATTCATGGTCAGTACACTTATATGTGTGTAATGCCAGATAAATGTCACATTCTTATTACTGCTACAGGTAATCCAATAATCAAGTGGCCGAAACATGGTGGAGTAGGTCCTATACTTCCTACTAACATTGAATTGAAGATGGTTGTAACTGAAGATTGGAAATCTGGTACTGCTAACTACAAGTATATTGATGCTGAAGGTAATTGGCATGAAGTAACTGACGCTCCAGTAAAATCAGTTCCGGGCCAAAACATATAA